CACTGGACCGTATCTGAAGTGCAGCAGTTTCCCTTTCAGGAGGAACAAGTGTCCAACTCAGGACTGTGACTCCAACAGGACCAGGGCAGAACAGTGGATCAGCCCCAGCAGTCAGCTCATGACAGATGCTTGTATGCCTGCTGGATTGTGCTAGAGGAGGACTCTTATTGCAGATCAGAACTGTCTCTTCCTGGGAAGAAGTACTGTGAGACAATAGCAAGGTTACTGTGACCAGACCTCAATGAGAGTAGTATTATTTAAGCCACTGAGGCAGAAAACTCCAATTCTGTGCCTGTATAAGCCCCTAAACTACATCTGTCTTCATTGCACATGATTAGGTGTCCATTTCTTGTATTTCAGAATCCTGATTGTAGCTGGATATGCTCCAGTTCAGAGCAGCATGAGGCCTCCCTTCAGCAACAATCCTGCTCTAAGGCTGTGCGTAGTAAGGCTTTACTTGGAACTACACTTCAGCGGGGGATTAAAATCACCAGTCTTGCTTTCAAGGACACCTCGTTGATAAGGCAGCTCTGGATTCAGGCAGTTTGAGTGCACAAAGCCACCAGCTGTCACCATGTCCTCCCACCTCAACTTCCCAAGTCTCTTTCCCAGTCAAAGGAGTGCAAACTGCCAGGTGACCTTCACCAGAAAGTGATGCAATCTTCTTCACACGCCTCAGGGACAGCCAAGTGCAGAGAGAGGAGAATCCAGAATCTACATGAATGGCAGAATGTGTGACTTCACTGGAATACATTCTATTCACAGGAGGAAGATCCTTCTATCCTCATCCACCAAAATTCACTGGACTTAAGTCTGTCCTTTCCCCATCAGAAGTTACTCCGTGTGTTACTTCCACAATACAGGAGTCCATCCCTTCAGGGATATGCAGACAGAAGGCTTCTTTCTCCCCAAACtcaaagtcattaaaaaaagatacaaaGAACTGCTTTTGGCAGCAAAGAGGCATTTGAGATGTGGAAAAATCTGGAGTGCAGGACCCAAGTAGATAGGGAAGTAATCAGTCCTTGACCTAATAAATAGAGTAGAAGTCTTCAAGGTGGCCAGTAGCCCTAACAAAACCTGAAGTCTTGCAGAGACCAGTAGGAGCTTTAGTGCACCACACTGCAAGGGGCCATCTCCCAGGATCCACTGCCACACAGTTCTCTAACACCTTTTGTTAGGCCCATGGACTATTTGGAATCTTGAAGTTCCTTTGCCTTCTTCAAAATCAGATGAACATCAGAGATAGGATAATCCTATGGCAAAGAAGCAAAGGGATTTCAGTGACTTCCCAGGATTTTTGATACAGATCATCTCACTTAAGCAAGGCAAACCTTGACAAAGTTCTTGGCCTATTATAATATACAGCCATGTTCAGTTACTCCTTTAACAGCTACAGTTTCCTGTTTTGTAACTGATCAAACCTCAATACCCTCCCAGAATGtttgttgctggtttttttcactttgtctTCCAAGGGCACAGTAACCTGGCCTGCCACAGGGCTCTGTCTCATGCCAGAGAGCCTTATCAAAGCCAGTATCTtgcacagcccagagcaggaacTGGCAGAACGTGAGATATCCAACTGTGCAGTGCAGGCGTTTCCAACCTAAGGCTCTCACAGATCTCAGAACTGAACAAAACCCTATGGCCAAAAAATTTTGCAGTGTTACATAAGGTTACAGATTTCTGCttgaaattattcaaattttttttgcaaaccaAAGGAACATTAGAAACCTCCAACCTATGATAATTTCTCAGTAGGGTAGAAAGGGTGTGTGTGCTAAAGATTTCCACTTCCAGTAATGAGAGTGCTGTAAGATCCCTGCAGATTTTCCTTCATGCAAACATCACAAATGTGGTACTTGTCTTGAACCAGGCATACACTCCCACCCTCTCACATACTGTCATCCTCTCTCACAGCACTATTTTAAGACTTTTCCAATTGCTCTCTGCACCCACTCTATTTAATTACCTGTAGCAGCCTCATGTTCAGAGTGAAGTCTCCTTCCAGCAACTGATCCCGAATGAGTCTGAAAGATTAAAATTATTCCAGTTACTTTTGACTCTTTACAAAGAAACTTTAAAACCAATAACCTCTTCACCAGATGCCCTAACACATGCCTTCAGAAGACTCCAGGATCCATGGAAGAGAGTAAGAGGAAGGCCGTGTGTGTACTTACGTCAACATGGCACAACAGACGAGCAGGAGGAAATCGAAGCGCTTGTCATCAGCAAAGAGGGAGTCCCAGATGCGGATGACATCTGGCAGCAGGAACTCTTGGGACAAGAGCAACGTCAGCCAGCGGAAGGCAAAGAACTGGGGTTTGATGTTCTGTTCTTGCTGTCAGACAGGCACCAGGCAAACAATGAGTACGTGCTCCCGGCCAGTTCCCTACAGGCAAGAGGTGCACCCCATGTTTCCATCCCCGCCTCCTCCCCAACACAGTTCTAAGCTCCCAGctcatcctgcagcagcaggaaaacctcTGCATCCTTTGGAAACTCTCCCATTCAACCTTGACAGAGACATTTTCAGTGCAGCCACACTCCACACCTACAGTCAAGCCAGAAAATGCTTCTCTATCCACAACATGGAGTAAAGGAAGCTTTTCTCCCTAAAGGCTCTATTTGTGTTCCGTTGAACCTGCCAAGTAATTTTAAAGTTCCCATTTCAACAGCATTTTATCTGCAAAGCTGCAGCCCTCCCCCACTAGCACAGGCACTGTTTGTCAggatttcctctcctttccagaACCCTTGTATTTATGAAAAGGTTTACTATTCACAAAGATAAACAAAGATGGAACACTGTTCACACTGATGGTTGGTAAAACATGCTGTAAGCACCTTTAGCCtgaagttttcctgttttctgatgTTAAATCCAATATAGCCTAAGTTTAACCAAGGTCAAACAAGCTCAGGATTCTGCTGATATTCTTAAGGGCCAGCTGCTGCATGGCCAAGACCATTTCCTGCCAGCCAAACATTAAGCAGTTTTTCTCCCCACTGAATCAGCTACCAGCCAACACTCTCAGCTGTGTCAGTGTGCTGACAAACCATCTTCTGGATTATAGAAGTAATACATCCTGACTTTTGTAGACAGAAAAAGATCTCAGTGTAATTTGGTCAAGGCTGCAGTAAGAAGAATGGCTTTCCCTTCCAAAGTCTCCTTGCACTTTCACACCAAATGGACTATAAAACTGGAGATGTTTGTAATGAAAGCTGCTTTCTACATTGTTCTACAAAATTCACACAAACCCAAAGCACTTGAAAACCTTTGGATGAAAGGGAACAGTATAATTTGGCCAGTGGGATCACCCAGCTCACTGGATTTCAGTTCTCCTTTGGAATGTGCTCCATGGAGTTTAAGTCAGTGCTGTCAGGGCAGCCAGAGGCAATAgaagtgtctgtgtgtgcagcatGAGGGATGGTTTCTGTTTTGCTCTTAAAAGCAGAAACGATTTCTGTAAGCTGGATGCTGAAGAGCTCTACAGCAAAACTCATGTTTTGACTGATGTCTACAGGAGAGTAAAGATTCCAGCTCCAGCTATGCAGGTGACCAAGGATCATGGCCAAGTCCCTTCAGactcccagctggcagctgtgcaACAACCACAGTTTGCTTTcagaggcaggcaggggagGAAGCCTTGTTGTGTCAGCTCACTCTGGGCTCACTCCAAGGAGAGGCTGTTTCAGCTCTCAGCTAAGAGTCTCTCTGCCCCACGTGCAAAGCCCTTCATGCACTCTCTGTGTTCTACTCAAGCACAGTTTAACAAAACTGACATTCATGTGCACTGTTAAGCCACTGTAATCCCACCCAAGACCCAGGGAAACACCTAGTTCCTCACCAGTTTCAAATACAGCTCCACATCTTTTTCCTTCAGGGTGGAGTACACCTTCTCCATTTTGTAGGTAATACCACACTGAGAATCATCCAGGCTCTTAATGAAGTTGTCCCGAATTTCAGACATTAGATTggtaaagcagaaaaatgtgtcTGCTTCAGCATGttctggggaaagaaaagaagaacatGGGAGAATAGAGGAAGCCTCACTGAGAGAGGTACAGAGCTGTAAAATTGTCCTTGCTCCATAATCTGGTTGCTGTATTGGATCTGAGGAGTAGATCCTACCAGATCTTGGCTTCCTTGGTCTGGGTCAAAACTAGACAAccttttttttagatttttttttttttaactagaaaCATGTACAGAGCCACTGCAGATACTAACCCTGTGTCCAACACAAGGTCTTCGTGACATGAGGTCACAAAACAGTTATCTATGCACAAGAACATAATCTGCCACCAGCACACACCCACAGAGCTCCTATGAAGCAGAAGCAACAGGCAAAGCcctctctttccattttttccttacCATCTATATAAAGTACAAGGAAACAAGAGCTAAGGGGattttaacaaacaaaaattgCTCAAAAATCCTCACTTCCCATGTCCTCACTCCCAGCCCATTCAGCTCCTAGCAATTCCCCAAAACTCCTCATGCCATGCAGAGAAGTCACAGTaccacaggcactgctgagcaGTCAGAAGGCTTCCTCACCTTTCCATTCGCTGTTAGGGTCTGTAGCAAAGGTGTAGTAAAGAGGCCCCACGATTTCATTCATGCCCTGGACATAGGCTATCCCGGGGTTCAGCTTGGCATAGATGAACAGGATCCGCTCCACCACTTCCCAGTGAGCTTCGCAGCCGTTGGGCAGAACTTCGTACTCgctcagggagctgggggtgctttTAAGAGGGGAGCTCACctggaaaacaaagctgaatCAGGATAACCAAGTGGCACAGATCCCTTAGCACCTGTGCCAAGCCTGGCTTTTAACATACATAGGCCCCCCCAAAAGATCTGGGCTGTTTATATCACATAAACCAAGACAAGCAACTCTGGGAGCACACAGGCAGAGAAGTCCTGGTGCTGGCTGTCCCTGAAGAATAAGTCTGTGCAGCAATGCACAACACTCTGAATCATTGTACCACATGATTTCACACAGTAAAAACCACAGCAGTTCCACTTCTTTGTTAGTAGTATGAGGGAAGGGTATTGAGAGTTGTGGGAGAAGCCACCTTCCCCAAGAGCACGTGTGCTGTAACACtcatgaaagggaaaagagactAGACATTTTAACAGacactcagctctgctcctaATTCCAAGTTTGAGATCCAGTTCTGGAGGACTATGGAAATTTCTAATAAATTCATAGTAAATTAACTCTTTGGTGTTTTGTTGCCACACAGGAAGCCATATGTCAGCATAAAATAACTTCTGACTCTAAATTCTACCAAAGTCAGGTAAAAAcaatctttaaaattaaatacaccTAAAATTCCCTACAGTCTGTCAGGCACTTCAACTGATTCTACAATGTCCAGCCCCCAGAAGGCTCAGTATGCTGGGGTGTTTCCTTGATTCCACTGCacaagcagaaagagaaacagagaacagCCCAAGAATCACCCTTCCCCTTCCCAACCTGAGACCCTGccctgtgacagggacagccccCACCCAGAGCTCACATTTGTCACCCCACTGCGGTTTCGTGCCACCGTCTGCGACTTGAGCGTGGTCTGCTCCACCCGCCTGCGCAGTGTCTCAAACTCGTTCTGGGGGTCCAGGATTAACAGGCAGGGATAATCCGTGGGGCGCTGGAAAAACGCCATGTCAGGGTACAGCCTCCTAGGATGGACACAGAAGGAAATCAGGGACAAGAAGGAAGTACGTGCCCCATGTTGAGTGGGAGGCTCGGTTTAATATTaaactttgttttcaaagtaCAATTTGTTGACCAAACCTCTCGGGTTCAGAAATCTGAGTCGTTGTGCCTCACACACCTGACATCTTTGTCTATCTGGAGGAGCACTTCATTATCCTTGAAGTAAGTGTTCCATCGACTGTCTGGATTTGGATTGAGGGGCTAAAGagagaaacaacagaaacagaACAAGCGTGTTCCACACATATCAAAATCCTCAGTATACATACAGTGATTTAACATTTCTGCTGTCCCTCTGCCATCAGCACAATCTGAGCACATCAGGGTCCTTTTTTCTCTCACATTTTGGATTCTTTTCACTCATCTGTTCAAAAGTTTGTTCCcaattcagttttttttcccctctgttaaCAAACTCCAACTAACTGCAGCTCCAAACCTGTACCATGGAGAAGGTATTTGGACTTGGGGTAAGAGTTATCCACCCACCCGGTACTTTGATGCTGTGGTTCTTCTCTCCACACCAAGATCCACACAAAGTTAACAACtaaccaagaaaaaaacaacaagctACATTCCAAGGGCTTCAAAGATCACTGTGACCTGCCTGTGTGGTATTACAGACATGCCAGTTTTACACCACCAAGGCTCCAGAGATCACAGTGGGGCAGGTGACTGCAGGGGAGTGAACGCTCAGAATGCTCATGGGAGCAGCTGTATCATTTTACAGTCTCTTCTGATCAGTTActtccctcactcctcccacacacacactcctaACAGCACTTTCAGAAGAGGAGAAAGCCAAGGCATGCAGGAAATAGTCTGTTAGAAAAAATAACAACCCAGCAGCATTACTAGAAATAATCAactctcctgccttccacaccacagcccagcctgactctcctgcttcTTTTCTATCCTCTGCTCCGAATCCACTCATGGACCCAACTTCCCAGGGGAGCATCTCATGGCTCCAGGAACCTCTTGTGAGCCTCTCCCATTCCCTAGGAGACCCATAGCCTGGGCAGGCAGCCCCaaaagggcaggaggagggaagtgCACAGCTGGAAACAGCTCTCTATGGAGCTATTGGTGCTTTGCCAATAATTCACACTCAAGGCTAGCAGGACAAAAGTGCCAGGCTGCCACCTGGGAACCATCCCTCCCCCTGGCAGGGCAGAACAGCTGGgaacagagccaggagcagcccagggggGCAGAAAAATCCCCGAGGAATTTTCTGCAGAACAAAGGCTTAACAACACTTACATGATCTTCTAAGGTCACATCTTCTCTGGAAACACCCAGGTTGGCCTTGGCAATCCCAGGCTGGATAATCATTTCTTTTAGGAACTGGGAATACAGATCCCttgaagaaggaaagaggaatttGCAATGAGGAAGATAAGGTCAAGGTGAGCACACAAGACAGAGTTCAAACAGATGTTTCTGTtccaccctgcccagccagaAGACATCTGATTTTCTCTTCAGTGTAATTGAAGGAGTCAGTCTaccaggcagcagggagaacagCACGTTACACCAGAACAATTTGTTTTATGAAAGTACTTAATTATTTAGAGACTATTCTTCTTCTCTGCaggtatttttgaaaataaagggACAAGTACCAACAGCCTCACCTCTGTTTCTTCAGCAAAGAGCTCCATAAGGCTTTCTCTAAAGGGAGGTAGTTCAGGAGTATCTGCACAGGAAACAGGTGAACAGGAATTAGTATTCAACGAGCTATCACACCTGCAAGATGAGCAAAGCAAACACAGTGGCTCGAACTGGCTCTTGGAAAATACTGGGAGTTCTCTCCAGAAAGCCAAGTACTTTGCTAAGCAACagtcagaaatatttcagggaCTGGCTTTCCACACAGAGCTATTTGTAGGACGGATCAATAGCTAACCTGACCGAAATGCACTGCTTGCTTAAAACTGAGGCTGTTCACATGAAAAGTGCTGATCTCCACAAGCTACTGCTGAGTTCTAATGGCTTTTAAGCTCTGGATTTATTGTTTGTTTACAACTTTAACCGCCAAAAAAGTGCTATGTGTACTTAATCAACCCAAAGCATCACTCGCAAGAAAGAAAAGCGCCCCAAGCAAAACCCACCTTCCAGCACAGGCAGCGCAGCCCACCATCAAAGGGAATTCCTGTGGAACACCAGGCAGAGAAATAACCACGTTAGCCCATCTCTCACCGCGGGTTGCTGATGTCACCTCACAAACAGGCCTGGCAGCACTTTTCCTCCCCGAGGGGCACGAAGCTTCCCCAGGGACGCTGCTGGGGTTATCCACGGGGTTATCTCCACCCCGTGTCAGGCGACACCAGCCCGAGGCACCGCCGTGCCcggagccccctccccagcctggggccGGTCCCCGCGGCACTCACCGCTGAAGCACAGCTCGCGGAGCTTGGTCAGAGCCACCGTGGGTTCGCCGAGCACCTCCTGGAAGTCCGCGATCCTGAGGGGAGCGAAGCCGCGGGCGTCAGCAAGGTTGGTACAGGCAACCCGAGATCCGCCAGAGCCTCCAACCCCTCACAGCCCCCGATTCTCGAGAGCCCCCACCCCGCGCAGCGCAGCCCcggcagggtggggaggggaaagaCCCCCGTGCctacacagacacagacacagacaccgACACCGACCTGCTCTGGTGCAGCCGCGACATGGCGGCCCCGGCGCCCCTTCCCCGCGCGCCGCATAAACGCTCCGGCTGGAAACGCTGCCCGGGGAGGGGGATGCGGGACGGGCCCCGCCCCGTGAGGGCGTGGCGGAACCGCCCGCCCCACACGGACCCTTCCCTGCGCTAAGCCCCGCCCCCGCGCGCCTCAGGGCGCCTTTCCCGAACGAttggccccgccccctcccgtGGCAAAGCTCCGCCCCCGTACGTCCCGCCCGTAGCGCCAagccccgcccccgcgccgcGTCCCGCCCCCGTTGCGTTCACGATCCGGTCAGCCCCGCCCCTGTCCGGTAAGCCCCGCCCCCTGTCCGCCTCGGGGCGCTCCCGGAGCCCCGCGGGCCcggtccctgccctgtcccggCTCCCCGCGCCCCTCGGCCTGCGGGACACGGCGTGGGTCCCTCCCCGGGCACCAAGCGCCAGGACAGACCCCGCGGGCTGGAGCAGCCGGTTCCCCAAGCACTGAGGAGACCCGCGGGGTGGTTCGCGCTGTCCCGGGCACGTTCCTGCTCATGCCAATGGCAACCGTGAGCGGGGCCCGCGGGAATGGCCCCGCTCAGTGAGGAGGCGCGGCGGGACTCTGGCCCTGCACTGGCGGCAGCCGCGGGCCCTAGCGAGGGACGGGCCGGGCTGCGCCGACCCGTCCCGGGAGGCCGCGGCCAAGCTCTGCCCCGCGCGGTGACGTCAGTGCCTCCGCCGCGTGGCGTCACGGCCCTGTGACGTCACTGAACATCCCCGTCCCCGCCGGGCTCCCGCTGACCGAGCGTTCCGGCCGGGCCGGTGTTTCCGGGGAAGGACTCGCTGGCGCTTCCGGCGCGGGCGGAGGAAGTGACGGCGGGTTTGTTGACAGCGGAGGCTgcggcggggggagcgggcCCGAGCAGGACGCGgaccccggcccgccccggggAGCCGGGACCAGCCGGGACCAGTCCCCCATGGCGCCAGGTGAGTTCCggtgcccccctccccagcccggcCTGGGGCAACAGGCCTGCTCGCCCGGGCGGGGGGAGGAACCGCCGCCCCCGGCAGTGCCGCACGGTGCTCCCGGCGCAgtccccctcctctccccggGACTGCCGGGGGCAgccgggccccgccgggcaGGGCTCCGGCCCGCGGCAGCAGCTCCGGCGCTGTCCGGCGAGGTGACCTCTGAGTGCCTTGGGGACG
The genomic region above belongs to Vidua macroura isolate BioBank_ID:100142 chromosome 21, ASM2450914v1, whole genome shotgun sequence and contains:
- the TBC1D13 gene encoding TBC1 domain family member 13, which encodes MSRLHQSRIADFQEVLGEPTVALTKLRELCFSGIPFDGGLRCLCWKILLNYLPLEKALWSSLLKKQRDLYSQFLKEMIIQPGIAKANLGVSREDVTLEDHPLNPNPDSRWNTYFKDNEVLLQIDKDVRRLYPDMAFFQRPTDYPCLLILDPQNEFETLRRRVEQTTLKSQTVARNRSGVTNVSSPLKSTPSSLSEYEVLPNGCEAHWEVVERILFIYAKLNPGIAYVQGMNEIVGPLYYTFATDPNSEWKEHAEADTFFCFTNLMSEIRDNFIKSLDDSQCGITYKMEKVYSTLKEKDVELYLKLQEQNIKPQFFAFRWLTLLLSQEFLLPDVIRIWDSLFADDKRFDFLLLVCCAMLTLIRDQLLEGDFTLNMRLLQDYPISDVHLILKKAKELQDSK